The following nucleotide sequence is from Aspergillus luchuensis IFO 4308 DNA, chromosome 1, nearly complete sequence.
AACGGTCCGCCGAGGGGATCGGAACGCGGCCAATGTTTTGATCCAAATCCAGGATCAGCTTGAGGGCGTTCCTGGATCTGAGGTATGGCAGAGGAGCCTTGGCAGTCTGCAGGCCGACGCCAGGTTCGATTTGTCCCGCCGGGGTAACTTCCGGTTCAGACCCGGGCATAGGAAGCATCTTCTGCAGGACCTCATAGGCGGCAAGTGTGAAACCGAACTGTGGGGATGAACGAATGATACGAGCCGGGCCTCCCTTGAAGAAAGCCTTGAATCCTTCATCCCTCCAAACAGTGGCCGCGCAGTGACGCAGTCCGGTGTACTTGACCTCACCCTTGCGGGCTTCGACCTGCAGACGGGTCTTGATCACGTCACATGGGGTAGTAAGATAGGCTGCGGGCATACCAGCAATAGCACCTGCAGTGAGCAATTGCACAACGCCGAGCTTGTGAGTGGGCGACTCGCCGAAGAAGTCGGACTTCAGGTGCGCATAAGTAGGGAAGTAGATGGCGGAGAACGGGACTGGCAGGTAAACAATTAGAAGGGTTCTAGCAACTAAACAACGGGGCGCGAATCACTTACCATCACGGAGCAGACAGGCACTTGCTCCCTTGTACAGACCCATCAAACCCAGGTTCTTGACGATCCAGAGGGCAGAGCGGCGAGGAGCACCCTCAACAGACTTTGCGATCTCACCCTGGACTTGGAGACGAATCTTGACAATCTCCAGAGGGTTGGTGAAGATCTAAAACGGGGTTGCAGTTAGCGTATTGAGCCTCATCAATGCATTAGAATCACTGTCAGGATAACTTACAACTTGACAAGCTCCGGCAGTACCACCGGCCAGGATCTCGTGACCAGTCCAGATCTTTCCGTTCTCCTTGTTGGTGAAGTGCCCACGCACAAGGTCGTTCACAGTGAGCTTAATAGCCTTCTCGGGGGCGACACCGATCAATTGAGGGACGACACCAGAGTACAAGCCGGTAAAACCCTCGTTACGGATCACTTTCCTGAAGCAATCCAGCGAGTTGTTGTAAAGTCTCTCTCCGACGCGAGTTGAGCGCTGGTTCTGCATACGGGTCTTCACAAGATCAATAGGGTACACCATGAAGGCTCCGAAAGCACCTGCAAGACTGCCCAGGGCGAAATGGTGGACGGACTCCAACACGCTGTACAGCACCGACTTGGACTTCTCGGCAACCTGGTGCGCCTTATCCGACGCAGCTTGTCCAGCAACTGCGAGGGGCATACGCCACGATGCGTCAATGACCTTGGCGAAATCCTTCTGCGAAAGTCTTCCAGAGGGAGCATCCAATCCAGcgaagtggaagaggatgtcGGCCTCCATGGGGGTGAAAAGGGAGAACCGGGTAACACGAGCGGCAGCATTCAAGAAATCCGCGCGCGTGATCTTGCCATCGTCGCTGTGCTGGGCCGCCTCACGCACAATAACATCAATGATATCCATCTCACGCATAATGTTCTGGAAGGCACGGACGGTGGCATAGGAGATCTTGGTACCGGCGGAGATGTTGCACAGACTGGGGAGGTTTTCCAAGACGTAGTCGGACAGCTTGTGCTTCGAGGTCTCGAGGATGATGCGCTGGAAGTCTTCGGGCTCGATGTAGCCATCACCGTCCTTGTCAAAAGCGTGGAAGGCTTGCCTAATGCGTTCTCCCTGCAGACCGCGAAGCATCTGGGAGAATTGAGGGTACGTCATGTCGTGTCGGCGCTTTGTCTTTCCAGTGTAAAGGGAAGCCCATTCTGAGTTCCAATCGAACGGGATGCTGTCGCTGCTCTTGCTCAGGTTGCACACTTCCTTGAAGGTGTCCCATTTCACGGTGCCCGTTCCTTCCGTGTCGAACAATCTAAAAGCGATCTCGTATTCCGCGTCGGGTTTGTCCAGCAGGTTCTCGAAAGTCGTCCAGTCGGCAAGGCTGACTTTGCCGGATCTGCGCCTGTCGGCGACCATGAACAGAACGCCATAGTGCTCGCGTTTAATTTTGTGCTATTGTGAAAAAAGGTACCGACATGCATTAGCCAAGCAGGAACCCTTGCGAATCGTATGACACATACAGCACAATCTGGGGGATGAGCGGCAAGGATCAGGGTGACTCACGTAGTCTTCATATTTGGGAGCGATGGCATTGACGAAGTCCTCCTGGCTCATGTAGAGCTCTCCCGTCTCCTCGTCTTTGCGTGCATGGCGCAGGAAATTGCTTTTGATCTGCTGCGATGGCTGGGGCTCCTGGGAGGTGCCCACCAAGGATTCCTTGACTGCGTCCTTCACACTAGCCATGGTGTAAAATACAGCAATCTATGAACAAACGCCAAAGATGACAGATGCAATTCCAAAAGAAACCCAACGGAGCGACAAAAGAACGGAAAGGAAACCACGCGAATTAGGCAAGCGAGGGGAGGAGCGGGATTAAGAAGGGGTTGGGGATaagaggagggagtggagaagggggattAAGACAAAAATAACGGGGGAGCGAAAGTGCTTTGCGCCTGAGCGATAATCGATcgatcaataataatattttaatttccgGGGGTGGGCAGAGTGAATCATACACTGACAGCTGTGAGCTGCGCAGAAAAAATATGGGGCCCAGCAGTAAGTAAAGAAGGCAAGAACCTGACTTTTACAGGATTTTAATTGACTATTTGCGGTTTTAACTAATTTTTtcgttttgctttttttggTCAATTATGttaccctttttttttttcacatTCATCAGCACAAGCAAGCCTCACCTGGACAAACGGATAAAAAGtgactttttatttttattttttccaaTTTGCCTGATGACCTTGGGGCTGAGAGGGCGAATCAACCAGCAACATCGGGCGATCTCACCGCCCCTGGCTGGCATGCATGTTGTTATCTAATTAACCGCTCCGGTGAGGCCTTTTCCTATGCTTATGGCCTTATGCATCGGAGTTGGCCCCGAACCCTGGTCAAGTGCGGCTTCCTGGCTTATTTAACTCCGCACGCAAGACCCTCACTCCCCTCACAGGGCATTTCATATACACGTCTTGATGCTGTGAGATCGCGAAGTGGAACAACATATCTATCATGAGAGACCATTTTCATATGAATCAAActttttttaagaaatttCTCCTGTCCGAAAGCTAGTTCTCCCGAAACAATGGAAAGCCACGCTGACCCAAGGGACACACCCTCGATCCACGCCCCCTCACGGATCACGGATTTCGCCATGGACGACCAACTTCTCTCGGCGTGCCACGGTAACTCCGGAACTTTGGCCACCTTCGATAAATATGATAACCAACCACTGGGTCCCCCTTAAAGCCAGACAACCAGGATCTGAAGCACTCTCCCACTTCCCTCCCAAGAGTAGCGAATCCCGTTATCTAACGGAGTAGGGTGGTCAAGATGCATCGCAATTCTTCAGCGAGAGTAGCGAGCCCATAGCAACTTGGAGTATGCGACCCCTCTATCGGCGTTCATCTGCCACCAAGACGCGGCATGCGACCCGATCTCGGAGAACCACCATCAACGTACAGCTGAGGGTCAGACCGGATTTGGGTTTCCAGGTGAACAGCAACCGCACATCGACGAGTGATACTGTGTAGTAATGCAAGGCTTCCGCGCTTCACATGACATCGCCGTCTGACACACAAGAATTGGAGTCTTTCTCCCCGTCTCGGGCCGATTCATTTGGCTTACCCGCGAATGAGATGAGCTGCTTCCACGAGATGCGTCTCCGGCTCGGTGGGGACTCCGGGACAAGCAGGAGGAACTAAATAGACTAGGAGTTGATAGTCTATTCATCTTACCTAAGGATTAGACCTTCCCCATATTCATGGGCGTGTCTATCCCCCAACTAAACGAGCCCCGAACCTGGAGAACCCCGGGGAGGCTTGATTCCACTGTGGCTCAGCAGGTCGTCAAAGCGCATGTATATACGGGGAGCCGCAGGTTCTGTGCGCCAGAAAGACACAAAGGAATGCACAGGTGATACTCGTAGACGAAACCCGGAGAGGAAGGTTGTACCGAAATCccccggaagaagaacacctAAGCATGGCCTCTAGCCTAAGGCAccaggggggaaaagggtAAAAGACACGGGACCATAATTTCTCCGAGAGAAGACACGGCGCCACTCCACCTGGCATTACCAGGTctcggcctcggccttgCTCCGACCTGCACTTCTTCTCCGAATAGCTGTTCTCTCACGCGATCAGGAGGGATCTCTCCCAAGATGGGCatgagtacggagtagataggCAGCCCTTTCACCGAGAACTACATAGTCCTACACAGGATTAGCCATGTCAGTCGATATCTATTCATCAAGTAAATGCAACTACTTCTACTAGTTCTAAAACTCCTTGCTACAATAGATgctcaaaagtctcgggacaaccccccaaatcacaccaaaactcatctattttaaatctatttatctcaACAAATTTATATGGTATAGTggattttaaaattaataatattatatttaaatattaaaagataaatacTCTAccaaaattttttttcttataatcttttatgtGAAACTGTacagatttaaatataattaaaattaaagaattatatattttgtatgGGAACCCGTACaaaattttctagaaaaaaaatagatttctatatctatatttttaaaaaaccACGAAATGATCAATTTTaggttttataaaaaataatatatataaaagatatttaaaattgATtagaaagtaatataaaaatataaaaaaaatattatatcatataaatttcttaatatatttgcgtcgaaaaaaatagtaaagattttaatttattatagattatttcgtgaataataaatattatttcttatttattatatttatatatagaaatgataattatttatatatactcaggATTAGAGACTTATATCTCATCTTTTGAGAGAGTTATTTGTGTTagaaattaaagaaattttgagtgtcccgagacttttgagtATATAGTGTATATCCAATACACACCGAGCCCTGTTTTAGTCTCCACATGTTTCTAGTACTATCATAAGTTGTTTATTCCTCTAACTTACCGTTTTTACTACTAGAAGTGACTAGCACCTacaaacaaaaacaaacaTGTTCAATACGCATCATAGTGCGATTACTATCCGTAGTAACCTGCATAATATATGCTCTCACTTTCCCCAACGAAAGGCTATTCCATACATAATATTGGATGATTATTATCAACGCTATGTACTTCCTAGTATCAATGCTATTATTTATGTCATTTATACTACGACTTCCTGACTGTTCATAGACCTTCAGAACGAAGGTTATATGATTTTCATCTCACgcatatttatttactacgTACGTACTTCTATTGAAGATCTCCACGATGGCCCACACCTGCTAAATGTATTCGTAGCACACTACCAGAAGTAAGGACTAATATCAATGAAGGGGGACTGAAATTTGATTAAGGgtagagggaaaggaaataaaTAGTCCACACTCTCACAATGGCTCCTCAATCATCGATGGCATAcaataaaacaaaaaagaaaatataactatCATTTCTCTACTTCATAGTCCCCAGATCCTCTGCCTGTTCACCGGTATACATGATCTGTTTTTACTTCTGGTCAATACGTAGCACTGGTTGACTTCGTTCGTAGATAAGCGGACACCGGTGTAGCTACTTTGACACATTTGCTCACCCCTAAGCAATTAGGTCAAAAAGGCTACATGAGGGAGTTGACTCGCTGGTGTTATCTATTCTCGGGGAGCTTGAAAGGTTTAAACTGAGTTTGCCTGTACGATACGGTTGACAAGACAGACACTCTGCCTGTGTACATACGCGATCCAAGTGTAGGTTGATTAACGATGACTATGTACTCTCCACCGAAGAATATCAACTCAAGTAAGAATAACGATATAGATATTCTAGCTCCAAGTTCCCAAGACTGTATACCGGCAGGCTAGGCACTTCTGGCGACCTAGGGTTTCTCTATACGCAACAACCTGAAGAGTGTTCTTTccacaggaagaagatataaCATGACGGCGTTAAATCTAAATGCCGTGAGCGTCACACATGCACCGACGACAGCATCTAGGATAAAATGATTGGCCGTCGCAACGATAGTAAGTCCCATGAGCATGGGCCAGATGGGTGCCACAGCTCGAAGGTACCAATGAGGACTGAACTTCAGCAGGCAGAGCGCAATGAACATCGAGTTGCCGAAGTGGAGCGAGGGCATCGCTGCAATTGTGAGCTGGAATTTGTTCTGCGTCCAGGCTGAGCCGCCTGCATTGCTGTGCAGAACGTCGATGAAGCCGTACTCCTCTGGCAGCAGGCGAGGTGGCATGCACCTCCACAAGGTAAGGATGGTGAAGGCAATGACGTTCTCGAACGCCAGTGTACGCCTGATTGCTTGATACTTGTCTCGTTGGATGCAGGTATAGCAGTAGACGATGAATATCACACCGAGGACAATGTGTGAATAGTATACTCGAGCCAGGAATCCCATGAGCCATGGCTTCTGCTCAAGCACATATCTTTGTACGGATAGCTCGACATCAAGGTGAAGGAAGTGCTCGAACgagaggatggaaagggCATGGCGCTCAGCGGTGTCGAAAATAGCCTCATGGCCACTGATCATCCTAGCGGAAAACGCCCGTAAACCTTGATAAATCTATCCACACAGTCAGCAATGCGTGGTACTACAGGAAATATGCCTTGGGCATCAAGATGTGTCTCACCCAATATGTGAGTAGCCAATACCATATTTCCAACAAGAAGGGGAATTTGGCAAGGATCCGTGATTGTATGGTTCGGCGGTTTCGAATTATGCGCTCATCAGAGTCCTCATCGTTTGGCTTTATGTCCACTGGAGGAGCTTCCAGCAGTGGTGACTCGACGTCCGGCGTAGCGAGGAGCTTAGCGTTCTTGCGCCGATTGATGAGTGCTCCTGCGGTGAAGGCGGCGACAATCGCTACAGCAGGACGTGACCATGAGTATGCTTCTTCGGATGATGCGGATTTGCGAGTAGCAGGGATATAACTTACCCGCAGGCTCTAGAATGTTCTTCACCGCGCCCATTTGTGATGTTCAAGGTATGGAAACCAGGATTAGGTCATGTACACCGGTGGTCGAGTTTACCCTGCACTGCAGGCGGAAGCTTCGCATACACTGGAACTTATCGATGAGCCCAGCAAATGGAATTGATGTGTTGTCTCGAGCCTGACACCAGAGGATCTGCCTTGTCTGAAGTCTTGCAACAAGATCCCGGGAAGCCAgtcggagaaaaaggagaaaggggagCCAAGGTGACAACGAAGAATTGAGTTGAGAAGTTGTCGTCATCCGTGGCTGCCATACTTCCGTGGATACCTGGCGCCTGGTGGGGTTTGGCGTGTTTGCATGGTCGACGTGCCAGGGCCctacaaaaaaaaaaaaaaacagggcaggcaggcaggtgAGTTTGACTAGTCTGCTAGGTTAGGCAGACCCATCACTCTGTCCAGCAACCATCAACGCTCTAACGATTTCCAAGAAGTTATGGAGAAACTCCTATCTACTTATGGACCACACCGAGGTAGGTCACACGCGGTATTACCTCTTTTGAGAGCCACTCTGGTCTGGGCCCGAATTTAGCGGCGGCTCATCCAGGATCCATCGTATCCGAAGGGAACCGATGGCCGGATCGGGCTGCCACTGCTCTGCTTCGTTTCAAGCCACCATGGCGGGTAAGGCTGGAGTTCAACCGTTGCAGAAGTCGTATCCAAATTAGCTAcaggtacggagtacattaAGTGAGATGGTGATCATAGTAGTACGGGCAGTGACGCCCAGAGTGCCAAGTGCATCTCGATCGCGCTTTATTGGTTCCTACCACGCACTAATTCCTTCGACCGAAAGCTTCGCCGATCTACACTGACAACaactcttttcctcctcaatGTTTGTATTCTTTAATTGCTTTATTTACCTTTTGCCATcactcaacaacatcaacaatgagAATTTGTAGTCCATAAATGCGTGTGGTACAGTGGAGAGTTTGTTCATCTTTTTCATGCTTGCCGATCGGAGCCATCTTAGCGTCACTAAGTACTGGCTACGAGTCATACCTCGAATCTGTATATTGGCCCCTTTCTGTACAACACCCATTAAGCTCTCATGTTATGATGTAGCATAAATTGCAGTATACTTGGACTGCAAAGTATAATTTATGCCAATATACTGCATTTTGTTTATAAGGTAGACAGCATAAGTAATGAAGAGTTCTACTAGTCCTCTGGGTTAAGCCAACCCGAGCACTACGAACAACCTAGGCTTTCTGAATCATAATCCTCTTATCGATACATCCCGCATATCCAAACAATTGTCTTAGTCTTTCTTAAGGCAAGTCCCAGAATTCAAGCTACTGTCAGATGAAACTCTTGCTGATGATTCTCATGATGAAAAAGGGGTTCGGCCGTAGACCCTGAGATCCCCACCAGATATACTCGTCACCAAGGGTTCCGTTGATAAGATCTAATAACAAAGGACTCTGCCATCCCATCACTTATCAGAAGAGTGCGCAGGCTATATACTAAACCTTATATGGCCCCTCATATATTACTAGCTTGAGAACATGGCTTTGATATCACTTATATCCGTCATCTGTGTTTAGCACCAAGTATATTTTCTATTGTTGTAGGATTTCCCATAGCATGTAATGAGTTAAGTGCTCACACAAGTTTATGAGAGCACAGCGCATAGAAATACTCTCATGAACACTCTGAATAGTATTGACAAACAAATTTCTGGGTTATCATCCTCTCTATCTACTACAAGTACCTTCTTGCAAGTACGAGCGTGAAGTGGCAGGTTGGCTGATCGCAGAACCACTCAACATCCAGCGATATGGGTACGACTCACAGCTTGTACTCAGATTGTGCAAGGTTTTCTAATAGGCTGTAAGCTGAGGTTCAATGCAGAATATTTAAGGTTATCAGTAGATGGGCGAATGGCATGCTGACAGACCTTGCTGCCTTGCTGCTCAGTTTATAAGTTTAGGCCCATAGCGTGCTGTTACCGTCAAATCTAGAcaggaaagagaaagctgTGATCTTACTGTTCCTCTATGCAAAGACTTTTTAGGTAggttaatatatctagatgCGTAAAAGAAGATAACCAGGTCGCTGGGAAGAAACAGGGACGGTTCTCGGTGGGGCACCAGGGCGGCTAAAAATACCAAGCCTTGGAGCGCTACCAAAGAGATTCGTCATTTCTCCCTCGCCAAGTTTCGGCCATGGCAAGTGTCCTCCACCAGTCCACCATCACTCAAGTGTTCCTCCCCATTGTTAGTCTTGAAGGTCTGAACCCTTTGCAGCACCCTTTTGCGACCACCATCATGCAATCTATTGACCGTCGATCATGCCCATTCCTGGATATCCTCCAGGGCTGTCACAGTCACAGTGATCAACCAGGGCCATGACCTACTAATACTGATTGGGCTGAGAGTACACCGAGATGCAGACTGCTGACGGCAGAAGGGAAAGACTGACCCGTGAACCACAACACTCATCCCGCGTCGAAAGGGGACTAGAAGACCTAGCCAGATTTCCTGCTGCAAATGCAGTGGATCGTAAGGCGAGGTTGGTGGCCTTTTTACAGGCTGCGAAGGGGATCGCATCACCAGTCaaccccctctcctccaagtCTCTAAGTGGGCGCTCCACCCGGAACACGTACCAATAGGCCCCAGTGCAATAAATTAATCCCAAACGGGCCAAGCTGCCCACCCCCCAAACTGGCTATTTTTCTAAAATGGTTTTGGCGCCGGGGCTCGTCGCCTTCCAAAGCACCACGACCCGGTTCGTTTCTTATCTCATTCCTCATCGACTCTCCTCCCGCCCAGCCCGGATCCTCGCGCAACCAGCCGCATCATCGGAAAAAGAGGACCCTGAATACCGCTTTTCTTCCATCACACTGTGTCGACAGGTCAATCAGCTGCGATATCCGTCGATGGGCAACCCTGAAGTGACCTTTTTGTGCCTCCCCAATTCTCGAGCGCCTCACTCCTGAACACTTCCTCCAGCCATGTCGAATCGCGGTTGAATGCGGTGACTGGTTTTTGATACCAGCTATTTCCCTCCGGTGATCTATGCTAGGCAACTTTGACAGATGTGAAGGACCGAGGAACGATGACAACAGAGCTTACCCGCGATGCTCCTCAGATCCGGACTTCAGGATGGCTTCCGCGGACCTTGCGCCGACGATACTTGATTCCGTTGGCCTGCCTCATGTTCTTCATGCTGTTGGTGACTGAGTTTCTTCGACAACTGGGCAACAATGAAGGCAGCCTCAGTCTCTTTACCTCGACTGACCAACTCACCGACACCCGGAAATTCGCCTACACCTACGTTCCCACCATCCTGAGCATGGTTATCGCAGTCTTATGGTCCCTCGTTGAATATGATGCTCTTCGGCTCGAACCGTACTTCCAACTATCAAGACCCCAAGGGGCTCCGGCTGATGTGCTTCTTCTCAACTACGAATTCGGTCACTATACAACCGCGCCATTCTTTGCTATGAGGAACCGCCATTGGCTTGCGGTCTGTATCTCAATCCTGAGTATCCTCCTGCAATTGGTATTCCCGTCGTTGCAAAGTAGTCTATTCAACATGGATGATGCTACCGTCTACAAGAATCAGCACCTTCAAACATGGCCGACTATCGTGAACCTCGAAGAGCAGGAATCCTTGGTGGATAACATCATCCAGAACACGACCAGCATTCGAGACCATCGGGACCTGTCTTATAGTCAGCCGGAATCGAGCAAGTACGCCATGGCACCGGTGGCTATACCATTAGATGTTCAATACGACACCAAAATGTGGGAACTCACACAATCCATCTACTGGACAGAGTTATCCTGTACTGAGATCGACGTGGAAGATGCCGTAACCGTTGATGTATCCTCCAATACTTCTTCATTCGGTATCGGATCTCCCACTAGACAACCCTTGATTTGGAACCTCTACGACGTGTCAACAACCGATAATTGCACCCTGGAACTCAGCGAGGAAATCACCATACCGCCGACAAACTCATCTGTGCAGATTTCACACTGGCAGCCGAACGCATCCACGACTAGTATTACCAAGCAGTGTGCTTCTTTCGACCTAATCGGACTGACGGTGGACGTTAGTCTCAACAAATCCAGTGAACTTGATCGTCAGAAATCCGACTATTCGAGCTCTGATTACATCCATCAGGTCAATGGATTTGGCTGCAAGCTTGTCTATCTGACCTCGGAAGCTGGCATCTCAGTGCAAGTAAATGGTTCGCTTTCAATCGTTGATCTGCATCCGAACTCGACTACAGAGGTCTCAAGAGCTTCTCTTAATACTACCCACTTCAAAAGCATAATCTTGCAAGAGGTGGCCTCCACCAATGGCACTTCCACGTTCAATAAAAAGCCAGTGAGGCCATCCACACTTCATCGCGATCTTATCTCGAAGCTGGAAACTAGCGTTCAAGGCGCTTTTGTACCGTTGATGAACAGGATCTTCGATCTCACCAGTCAGTCACACTATGTGCAAGCTTCTCATGTGACACATCAGATGGCCATCATTGTTGGCCCGGTAcagtccttcttctccgaggcAATCCTTCTGTTTGGATTGGTAATGGTTTTGTATTTGGCCTACACCTACCCAAATCGCCCGAATATGCTTCGAAGTGACCCGGCTTCTATCGCATCCATGTGTGGTATCATGGCCGATGTCATTGATGCTTCGTGTCTGTCTCACTTGAACCTAGATCAGTTGTCAACCAGACAGTTGAGGACCATTCTCAAGAACTATACTTGCCGCTGGCAGCAAGCTTCTGACCCTCCCCGTATCTGTATTGAGCCATCTGCTGGTAAGTCTCGCACTAATTGTGATTTGCCTCGGTTAGGGCCTCATAGAGCAGACATGTTGACACTGTTCAGTTCCTCGGTCTCAAAGGCAGATCTTCCAAGGCAAACCCGATCCAAGACCTCATTTCCTCCTTATACCAATTTTCGCTCTTGAAATATTCCTCTTCATAGCGGTATTTGCAGGTATTGTGACGATATTCGTGGTGTGTGCCAAGGATGGGGCATTCCATGCATTGACATATCTCAACTCCGACAGTCTGGCGGCGTTGTTCCAATTCATCCCGTCTGCACTCGCTTCCATTATCAGGGCATTATGCCTCTCAATATACCGATACCTGAGCGTCCTGGAACCATGGTCTGTTCTTCAGGCAGGGGGCGCATCCGCTGCGTCTTCCCTACTTCTCGAGTACGGGTCATTGAATCCTATTGCTTCACTCTTTAAGTGGTTCAGTTACCGCCACTTCTTGCTGGGACTCGTAGGAGTGGCCTGTATGTTCAATACCGCAATGAGCATATTAGCCAGCGGGCTTTTTCGGCACGAGCTTGGTCCGACGAGGGCGGATGCTGATATGAAGTCCAACTACAGCTATGCGTCAATCGCCATAAGACAAGCCTCGCCAATAGGCCCCGAACTTGACACCATTAAGAGCAGCATCTACAGCGGTACCTCGGTGCTCGCTTGGACCACATCCAGCTATTCATTTCTCCCTGCATGGACGGACACATCGTCCGAATGGCTCGTTGGGGGCACCATTCGGGGCGTTGGTGCCGATTTAGTATGCAAGCAGCTTTCGATCGCCGACAGCTATTCCGAGGACCCGGTAACAAATGTAGCCAGTTGGCAATACTCGCCTTTCAACGAATCAGATACGGTGTGCCAAATAGACACAATCCAAGACACTGAGGCTAGCCAAGTAAACAGTTTGACGGTTCGCTTCTTCGCTTCACCGACATTTGCACAATCAAGTGGCTGTCAGAAGCCTGCTGTCGTCGTGGTTGCCTACCCCAGCGGAGGTGGCTATCTACAAACCACACCCGATACCGCAGTCGCGTTGTATTGCGAATCCCTCTTCATTATGCAGAATTTCTCTGTTGGTTTCAACTCTGATGGGTACATACAGTACCATGTTCCTCTCAATGGCACCTTTGTGACAGACGATGCGATTCTACGCAACGGGACGACAAACCTGGCCAACTACAACCTCAGGCTATCAAACCCTCTAAGCGTCACATACAATGGCTCGTATCTAGAAACCAACAATGCAAGCAGCACTGATTGGTTTGGCACCCTCACGGCAAATCTCTACCGCATTCTGGACACCAATACAAGTGTCATTACCGCAAATGTTCTCGAATCCGCCACCCGCAATGTCTACCGGTCAATCTTTGCAACTGATCTATCGCTTGAGCGGGATGCTTACTTCCAACTTCAAGACCACCCTGCTCGGATCAGCGATGGTATTATCTACAACATGTCATGGGCGGTGGTCCCATCGTTTGCATCATTCATGTATGTTCTAATCATAGTGGTCTTTGATGGGTGCGTT
It contains:
- a CDS encoding phosphatase PAP2 family protein (COG:S;~EggNog:ENOG410PM27;~InterPro:IPR026841;~PFAM:PF14378;~TransMembrane:7 (o6-23i71-91o152-171i183-200o231-252i259-280o286-307i)) is translated as MGAVKNILEPAAIVAAFTAGALINRRKNAKLLATPDVESPLLEAPPVDIKPNDEDSDERIIRNRRTIQSRILAKFPFLLEIWYWLLTYWIYQGLRAFSARMISGHEAIFDTAERHALSILSFEHFLHLDVELSVQRYVLEQKPWLMGFLARVYYSHIVLGVIFIVYCYTCIQRDKYQAIRRTLAFENVIAFTILTLWRCMPPRLLPEEYGFIDVLHSNAGGSAWTQNKFQLTIAAMPSLHFGNSMFIALCLLKFSPHWYLRAVAPIWPMLMGLTIVATANHFILDAVVGACVTLTAFRFNAVMLYLLPVERTLFRLLRIEKP
- the AGC1 gene encoding citrin (COG:C;~EggNog:ENOG410PFJQ;~InterPro:IPR011992,IPR023395,IPR018108,IPR002048, IPR018247,IPR002067;~PFAM:PF00036,PF13405,PF00153,PF13202,PF13499;~TransMembrane:1 (o276-296i);~go_function: GO:0005509 - calcium ion binding [Evidence IEA];~go_process: GO:0055085 - transmembrane transport [Evidence IEA]) encodes the protein MVADRRRSGKVSLADWTTFENLLDKPDAEYEIAFRLFDTEGTGTVKWDTFKEVCNLSKSSDSIPFDWNSEWASLYTGKTKRRHDMTYPQFSQMLRGLQGERIRQAFHAFDKDGDGYIEPEDFQRIILETSKHKLSDYVLENLPSLCNISAGTKISYATVRAFQNIMREMDIIDVIVREAAQHSDDGKITRADFLNAAARVTRFSLFTPMEADILFHFAGLDAPSGRLSQKDFAKVIDASWRMPLAVAGQAASDKAHQVAEKSKSVLYSVLESVHHFALGSLAGAFGAFMVYPIDLVKTRMQNQRSTRVGERLYNNSLDCFRKVIRNEGFTGLYSGVVPQLIGVAPEKAIKLTVNDLVRGHFTNKENGKIWTGHEILAGGTAGACQVIFTNPLEIVKIRLQVQGEIAKSVEGAPRRSALWIVKNLGLMGLYKGASACLLRDVPFSAIYFPTYAHLKSDFFGESPTHKLGVVQLLTAGAIAGMPAAYLTTPCDVIKTRLQVEARKGEVKYTGLRHCAATVWRDEGFKAFFKGGPARIIRSSPQFGFTLAAYEVLQKMLPMPGSEPEVTPAGQIEPGVGLQTAKAPLPYLRSRNALKLILDLDQNIGRVPIPSADRWPKFLQQSKQ